The Pelmatolapia mariae isolate MD_Pm_ZW linkage group LG9, Pm_UMD_F_2, whole genome shotgun sequence genome has a segment encoding these proteins:
- the fzd8a gene encoding frizzled-8a, which yields MDLFGIYLLLSLVLFPRSSCTTAKEITCQEIAVPLCKGIGYNYTYMPNQFNHDTQDEAGLEVHQFWPLVEIQCSPDLKFFLCSMYTPICLEDYKKPLPPCRSVCERARAGCAPLMRQYGFPWPDRMRCDLLPVQGNPDTLCMDYNRTDSTTASPVLSKPTSHPGKGYNPPKNKPGRPGTPGKYKPPAAPCEPGCTCLEPMVPVNTERHPLYNRVKTGQITNCAMPCHNPYFTHDERAFTAFWIGLWSVLCFVSTFATVATFLIDMERFKYPERPIIFLSACYMFVSVGYIVRLIAGHEKVACNREFDVEHIHYETTGPALCTVVFLLIYFFGMASSIWWVILSLTWFLAAGMKWGNEAIASYSQYFHLAAWLIPSMKSIAVLALSSVDGDSVAGICYVGNQNLDNLRGFVLAPLVIYLFIGTMFLLAGFVSLFRIRSVIKQGGTKTDKLEKLMIRIGIFTVLYTVPATIIVACYFYEQHNRQSWEITHNCFNCLLERDRRTPDYAVFMLKYFMCLLVGITSGVWIWSGKTLDSWRTFCTRCCWGSKGTSGSMYSDVSTGLTWRSGTASSVSCPKQMPLSQV from the coding sequence ATGGACCTGTTTGGGATTTATCTGCTCCTCTCGCTCGTTCTCTTTCCGCGatccagctgcaccacagccAAGGAAATCACCTGCCAGGAGATAGCCGTGCCTCTGTGCAAGGGAATCGGCTACAACTACACGTACATGCCCAACCAGTTTAACCACGACACGCAGGACGAGGCGGGACTGGAGGTGCACCAGTTCTGGCCTCTGGTTGAGATCCAGTGCTCGCCGGACCTGAAGTTCTTCCTCTGCAGCATGTACACGCCGATCTGCCTGGAGGACTACAAAAAACCTCTCCCCCCGTGCCGGAGCGTGTGTGAGAGAGCTCGGGCCGGCTGTGCGCCTCTCATGAGGCAGTACGGATTTCCCTGGCCGGACAGGATGAGGTGCGACCTGCTGCCGGTGCAGGGCAACCCAGACACGCTGTGCATGGACTACAACAGAACCGATTCAACTACAGCGTCCCCGGTACTCTCCAAACCCACCAGCCACCCAGGTAAGGGTTACAATCCGCCGAAAAATAAGCCCGGCAGACCCGGCACGCCGGGGAAATACAAGCCGCCCGCCGCTCCGTGCGAGCCGGGATGCACATGTTTGGAGCCCATGGTGCCGGTGAACACGGAACGCCACCCGCTGTACAACCGGGTCAAGACGGGGCAGATCACCAACTGCGCCATGCCGTGCCACAATCCCTATTTTACGCACGACGAAAGAGCGTTCACCGCTTTTTGGATCGGACTTTGGTCAGTGCTGTGCTTTGTGTCCACCTTCGCAACCGTGGCTACTTTCCTCATCGACATGGAGCGCTTCAAGTACCCGGAGAGACCCATCATCTTCCTCTCGGCGTGTTACATGTTCGTGTCGGTCGGCTACATCGTCAGGCTAATCGCCGGCCACGAGAAAGTGGCGTGCAACCGGGAGTTCGACGTGGAGCACATCCACTACGAGACGACCGGCCCCGCGCTCTGCACCGTGGTCTTCCTCCTTATTTACTTTTTCGGCATGGCCAGCTCCATTTGGTGGGTCATCCTCTCCCTGACCTGGTTCCTGGCGGCCGGGATGAAGTGGGGCAACGAGGCGATCGCCAGCTACTCTCAGTACTTCCACCTGGCCGCTTGGCTCATCCCCAGCATGAAGTCCATCGCGGTCCTGGCGCTGAGCTCCGTGGATGGAGACTCTGTGGCTGGCATCTGTTACGTGGGGAACCAGAACCTGGACAACCTGCGGGGCTTCGTCCTCGCGCCTTtggtgatttatttattcataggTACGATGTTCCTGCTGGCTGGATTTGTGTCGCTGTTCAGGATCCGCAGCGTCATCAAGCAGGGCGGCACCAAAACTGACAAACTCGAGAAGCTGATGATCAGAATAGGCATCTTCACGGTGCTCTACACGGTGCCCGCCACTATCATAGTAGCCTGTTACTTTTATGAGCAGCACAACAGACAGAGCTGGGAGATCACGCACAACTGCTTTAACTGTTTATTAGAGCGGGACCGCAGGACTCCGGACTATGCCGTTTTTATGCTGAAATACTTTATGTGCCTTCTAGTGGGCATCACGTCCGGGGTGTGGATCTGGTCTGGAAAAACTTTGGACTCTTGGAGAACTTTCTGCACCAGGTGCTGCTGGGGCAGCAAAGGCACCAGCGGCTCCATGTACAGCGACGTGAGCACCGGACTGACGTGGAGGTCGGGCACAGCCAGCTCTGTGTCTTGCCCCAAGCAGATGCCACTGTCCCAGGTTTGA
- the gjd4 gene encoding gap junction delta-4 protein: MAGSSASEVLFISVNHSITLMGKVWLVVMIFLRVLILLFAGYPLYQDEQERFVCNTIQPGCANVCYDLFSPVSLFRFWLVQLVTVCIPYILFVIYVVHKVSNALTVELNSQKQTKAFQLFRIRQELSNKLPLAVEQRGWARSFSGAYILHLMFRTLLEAGFGAAHYYLFGFYIPRRFLCQHAPCTTQVDCYISRPTEKTVMLNFMLGVAALSFFLNVLDFICAVKRSVRQKSKRKMMVEKILEEEQCFLSAGGASRGNDQEQEAQDGQEGGFRKRRGSKGSCGVGKRDLAQEPPSMEHYSLPRSLGPMGCTTNGNNADSVSQEEAPERAGSEVALCPLESMGTPRSIRVSKRGRLKPPPPPRRDLGFPSVGPCAPVGDISTATAICTRKVGQYTLVEVGCSAELQTGDDGQEKRSEWV; encoded by the exons ATGGCGGGTTCAAGTGCCTCAGAGGTGCTTTTTATCTCTGTCAATCACAGCATCACTTTAATGG GAAAGGTGTGGCTCGTCGTGATGATCTTCCTCCGTGTCCTGATCCTCCTCTTCGCCGGTTATCCTCTCTACCAGGATGAGCAGGAGAGATTTGTGTGCAACACCATCCAGCCTGGCTGCGCCAATGTGTGCTACGatctgttttctcctgtttcactcttccgcttctggctggtGCAGCTTGTCACCGTGTGCATCCCTTACATCCTCTTTGTCATCTATGTGGTCCATAAGGTGTCCAATGCCCTCACGGTGGAGCTGAACTCCCAGAAACAAACCAAAGCCTTTCAGCTGTTCAGAATCCGACAGGAGCTGTCCAACAAGTTACCTCTTGCGGTAGAGCAGCGAGGGTGGGCCCGGTCCTTCAGTGGAGCCTACATCCTCCATCTGATGTTCAGGACTCTGCTGGAAGCAGGCTTTGGAGCAGCTCACTACTATCTGTTTGGTTTCTACATCCCCAGGAGGTTTCTTTGCCAGCATGCTCCGTGCACTACCCAGGTGGACTGCTACATCTCCAGGCCCACTGAGAAGACTGTGATGCTCAACTTTATGCTCGGCGTGGCCGCTCTGTCCTTTTTCCTGAATGTGCTGGATTTTATCTGCGCCGTCAAGCGCTCAGTGAGACAGAAGAGCAAGAGGAAGATGATGGTTGAGAAAATACTAGAAGAGGAGCAATGCTTCCTTTCAGCGGGAGGAGCATCCAGGGGCAACGACCAAGAGCAGGAAGCACAAGACGGGCAAGAGGGGGGTTTCCGGAAGAGGAGAGGCAGCAAGGGGTCTTGTGGAGTAGGGAAACGCGATTTAGCTCAGGAACCTCCCTCCATGGAGCACTACTCTCTTCCTCGTTCTCTTGGCCCGATGGGCTGCACCACCAACGGTAACAATGCCGACTCGGTCTCCCAGGAGGAGGCTCCAGAAAGGGCCGGCAGCGAGGTGGCTCTCTGTCCCTTGGAGTCCATGGGGACGCCCAGATCTATTCGTGTTAGCAAACGGGGCCGACTCAAACCTCCACCCCCACCCAGACGTGACCTTGGTTTTCCCTCTGTGGGGCCATGTGCCCCAGTGGGAGATATTTCCACAGCAACAGCAATCTGTACCAGGAAGGTGGGCCAGTATACACTGGTTGAGGTTGGCTGCAGCGCAGAGCTGCAGACGGGTGACGATGGGCAGGAGAAAAGATCCGAGTGGGTCTGA